CCTGGTTAACTCGTTAATCAGGTTTTGTTATTGTTATCGGATCGATCCGCAAACCTGATGACAACCCAATCCGAGGACCGCCATGGCTATAGATGATATCCGGTCGTTTTTGCAGATATTGGATCATGAAGGAGAGCTTCACCATATAACCGCTGAGGTCGATTGGGATCAGGAAATTGCCGCCATTACCGACCGTATCAGTAAACGCGATGACGGCGGTCCTGGTTTAGTCTTTCATCAGGTCAAAGGTTATCCCATTCCCGTAGGCACTAATTTGTTTGGTTCTTTTCGACGAATGCAGCTGGCGATGGGGGGTCACGATGCTGATATGCTCGGCAAACAGCTTGCTGCAGCGATTCGTTCTGAACTGGGGTCTACCAGTTTTCAGAAATTAAAAGTTTTTTTGGAACGGGAGGATTTCAGGCCCCTCTTGGTTGAAAAACCTCCTTGCCAGGCGCACATATTTGACAAAAGTCCGACGGTTGAAAAATACGTACCAGCGCTCAAAACCTGGCCAAAGGACGGCGGCCGTTATCTGACTCTTCCCTTGGTCATTACCAGAGATCCGGAGTCGGGTCAGCACAACTACGGCCTGTATCGTGTTCAATTAACAAGAAACAACCAGCTCGCCATTCATTGGGCTCCTTCCTCGGATGGCGCCAGGCATCATGAGCTTTACCGCCAGCGCATGCAAAAAACCCCGGTCGCTATTACCCTGGGTGGAGCGCCGGCTCTCATGTATGCCGCCTGCGCCCCCGTGCCGAAAGGGTGCGATGAAGCCGCCTTTGCGGCCTTCCTGAGGGGGGAGCCGGTACCCATGGCGACCAGTCTGATTCACGGGCTTCGTGTTCCCGCGGGGGCCGATTTCGTGCTGGAGGGCTATGTCGACAGGGATGAGACGGTGACTGAAGGTCCTTTCGGGAATCACACCGGCTTTTACGATATCCCGCAAAGGGCCGCTTTGTTTCGGGTGCATACGCTTACCGGCAGAGAGGACCCGGTATATACCTGCACCGTGGTGGGGCCGCCTCCCATGGAAGATTGCTATATGGCCAAATTTACCGAACGCCTTTTCCTGCCCCTAATACAAATGGATTATCCATGGATCGAGGATATCTATCAGCCAATGGAGGGAATTTTTCATCAGTGCACCTTTTTGTCCATCAAGAAAAATGGTCCGGGTGAGGGTGCAGAGAGAATCAGGCAATTATGGTCGGGATCCTGGTGGCCGAGAGCCCGTCTGCTGGCTGTCTTCGACGAGGGGACCAATCTGAGCGAAGGAAGTGGATTGTTGTGGCGCCTCATGAACTCGGTAAATCCTGGCACAGATATCCTGGTGAATGGGGATCAGGTCGGCATCGATGCTACGAGCAAAGTGGCAGGCGAGCCGGGTTTTGAGAGCGATCGAAACCCGATTAAGGAAAGCGCCGCCATCCAACAGTTGCTGGCCAGAAGGTGGGGTGATTATGGTTTATAAAAGTTACGCGTC
The sequence above is a segment of the Desulfuromonas sp. KJ2020 genome. Coding sequences within it:
- a CDS encoding UbiD family decarboxylase yields the protein MAIDDIRSFLQILDHEGELHHITAEVDWDQEIAAITDRISKRDDGGPGLVFHQVKGYPIPVGTNLFGSFRRMQLAMGGHDADMLGKQLAAAIRSELGSTSFQKLKVFLEREDFRPLLVEKPPCQAHIFDKSPTVEKYVPALKTWPKDGGRYLTLPLVITRDPESGQHNYGLYRVQLTRNNQLAIHWAPSSDGARHHELYRQRMQKTPVAITLGGAPALMYAACAPVPKGCDEAAFAAFLRGEPVPMATSLIHGLRVPAGADFVLEGYVDRDETVTEGPFGNHTGFYDIPQRAALFRVHTLTGREDPVYTCTVVGPPPMEDCYMAKFTERLFLPLIQMDYPWIEDIYQPMEGIFHQCTFLSIKKNGPGEGAERIRQLWSGSWWPRARLLAVFDEGTNLSEGSGLLWRLMNSVNPGTDILVNGDQVGIDATSKVAGEPGFESDRNPIKESAAIQQLLARRWGDYGL